A region of Alosa alosa isolate M-15738 ecotype Scorff River chromosome 17, AALO_Geno_1.1, whole genome shotgun sequence DNA encodes the following proteins:
- the smfn gene encoding small fragment nuclease: MILRQMFRGISACSTGLAVFSRVAKPRSSICIASVNFHTDQYRLASSAFSRRLLSKHSLNTTGNMDSCNFSNSASGDSTQRIVWVDLEMTGLDIDKDEIIEMACIITDSELNILAEGPNLIINQPDELLDGMSEWCKTHHGNSGLTQAVRNSKISLQDAENEFLSFIKKYTPPRQCPLAGNSVHADKRFLDKYMPQFMSQLHYRIIDVSTVKELCRRWYPEEYKKAPSKKGSHRALDDIRESIEELKFYRGAIFKTPQQ, encoded by the exons ATGATTCTGAGGCAGATGTTCCGTGGAATATCCGCATGTTCGACTGGACTAGCAGTTTTTAGCCGGGTGGCAAAACCACGGAGTAGTATATGCATTGCTTCTGTAAACTTTCACACGGACCAATATCGATTAGCTAGCTCTGCATTTAGCCGCAGACTTTTGTCAAAACATTCGTTGAACACTACAGGAAACATGGATTCATGCAACTTTTCCAACTCTGCCTCGGGAGATTCGACACAGAGGATAGTTTGGGTCGATTTAGAG ATGACAGGACTGGACATAGACAAAGACGAGATTATTGAGATGGCCTGCATCATCACAGACTCAGAACTGAACATCCTGGCTGAG GGACCAAATCTGATCATAAACCAGCCAGATGAACTCTTGGATGGGATGTCGGAATGGTGCAAAACACATCATGGCAAC TCAGGCCTGACGCAAGCAGTTCGGAACAGCAAGATTTCTCTTCAAGATGCAGAGAATGAGTTCCTGTCCTTTATCAAAAAGTACACCCCTCCTCGTCAGTGTCCGCTAGCAG GGAATTCCGTCCATGCTGACAAAAGGTTTCTGGATAAATACATGCCCCAGTTTATGAGCCAGCTCCATTACCGCATCATCGATGTCAGCACAGTCAAAGAGTTGTGCAG ACGGTGGTACCCAGAGGAGTATAAGAAAGCACCTTCAAAAAAGGGATCTCACAG GGCGCTTGATGACATCCGGGAGAGCATAGAGGAACTGAAGTTTTACAGAGGCGCCATTTTCAAAACACCACAGCAGTGA